Proteins found in one Vespula pensylvanica isolate Volc-1 chromosome 10, ASM1446617v1, whole genome shotgun sequence genomic segment:
- the LOC122632722 gene encoding prenylated Rab acceptor protein 1, with translation MQPPKHNNISGKLGYPQVQAWIEHTKTNIKPWRLFLNTNYVKSPQSVSILSKRVVKNLEYFHSNYLFVFIGLFIYCLITSSLLLFAIIMLFGICYIVSKWHVNERLSIHGHKLTLVQLYALIGICSLPFFYFIGAGADLFWVLGASWFLVTLHAIFYNIDSVLCPGQEELDTLVIEDV, from the exons ATGCAACCGCCTAAACATAATAACATAAGCGg TAAATTAGGATATCCTCAAGTTCAAGCATGGATCGAACATACGAAAACTAATATAAAACCTTGGagattatttctaaatactAATTATGTCAAATCACCCCAAAGTGTGTCAATATTAAGTAAAAGAGTTGTGAAAAACCTTGAATACTTTCACAGCAATTACCTCTTTGTATTCAttggattatttatatattgttt gaTTACATCAAGTTTATTACTATTTGCTATTATAATGCTTTTTGGAATTTGTTATATAGTATCTAAATGGCATGTTAATGAAAGATTGTCGATTCATGGTCATAAATTAACTTTAGTTCAATTATATGCATTAATTGGGATTTGTTCAttacctttcttttattttattggtGCTGGAGCAGATCTATTTTGGGTACTTg GTGCATCCTGGTTTCTAGTAACACTTCatgcaattttttataatattgactCTGTTTTATGTCCAGGACAAGAAGAACTTGATACATTAGTAATTGAAGATGTGTaa
- the LOC122632721 gene encoding uncharacterized protein LOC122632721, protein MRPKLYSIMVIHLLQTAIEVLLTKVGFDILKKISFAITPVEPISILAWCKEFVPAKMLLADSRPFSNGHVTTDEEYNFKRNTFRPRLISESSVDSEDNYEIVFETDSENIYDSDFDYNESTDESQNENESECEITQNEKTYNFQTRKVTFNLTPVVHTMVQWDYAYRAARKGPWEEMARDRERFKGRINCIRCILEPILQIQHRTHIWQERFA, encoded by the exons ATGCGACCGAAATTGTACAGCATAATGGTGATACATTTATTACAAACAGCGATAGAGGTTTTGCTAACAAAAGTTGGTTTCGACATActgaagaaaatttcatttgcaaTTACGCCTGTAGAGCCTATCAGCATT cTCGCTTGGTGCAAGGAATTTGTCCCCGCTAAAATGCTTTTGGCAGACTCAAGGCCGTTTAGTAACGGCCACGTTACGACTGACgaggaatataattttaaacgaaatacatTTCGACCACGTTTAATATCAGAAAGTTCAGTCGATTCAGAAGATAATTATGAGATAGTTTTCGAAACAGATtcggaaaatatttatgacaGCGATTTTGATTACAATGAATCGACTGATGAGagtcaaaatgaaaatgagagTGAATGTGAAATAactcaaaatgaaaaaacatataattttcaaactcGTAAG GTAACATTTAATCTGACACCAGTTGTACATACAATGGTACAGTGGGACTATGCATATCGTGCTGCTCGAAAAGGTCCATGGGAGGAAATGgccagagatagagaaagatttaAAGGACGTATTAATTGTATTCGATGTATTCTTGAACCTATTCTACAAATTCAACATCGCACTCATATATGGCAAGAACGATTTGCATAG